The Naumovozyma castellii chromosome 4, complete genome genome contains a region encoding:
- the PFK2 gene encoding 6-phosphofructokinase subunit beta (ancestral locus Anc_6.304), whose translation MTVTTPLVNGTSYCTVTAYSADSYKQAIDFYSKFLSLEDLTSNAQEQSTTISNGSISIKIQLKENPQQQSQVANQLEQLKAMEKTQDWRSHVQESLVFSTANILINKETLTALQYPTQSYPSELFPMELYTLDPLGNVIGVTSTKNAISTKPTEPPAQKKAKFASGLPSKVHSFTDLSYRMKTTDNYPSLPKTTNEKNKKAIAVMTSGGDAQGMNSNVRAIVRSAIFKGCRAFVVMEGYEGLVRGGPEYIKECSWEDVRGWSAEGGTNIGTARCLEFRERAGRLLGAQHLIEAGVDALIVCGGDGSLTGADLFRSEWPSLIEELLANKRISQDQFDKYKHLNICGTVGSIDNDMSTTDATIGAYSALDRICTAIDYVEATANSHSRAFVVEVMGRNCGWLALLAGIATSADYIFIPEKPATSSEWQDQMCDIVSKHRARGKRTTIVIVAEGAISVDLTPISPADVHKVLVDRLGLDTRITTLGHVQRGGTAVAYDRMLATLQGVEAVNAVLESTPETPSPLIAINENKIVRKPLVESVRLTKEVAAAIQAKDFKKAMSLRDTEFIEHLKNFMAINSADHNEPKLAADKRLKIAIVNVGAPAGGINSAVYSMATYCMSQGHKPYAIYNGWSGLARHESVRSLDWKSMIGWQSRGGSELGTNRNTPEEADIGMIAYYFQKYQFDGLVIVGGFEAFESLNQLEKARESYPAFRIPMVLIPATLSNNVPGTEYSLGSDTALNALMEYCDVVKQSAASTRGRTFVVDVQGGNSGYLATCAALAVGAQASYVPEEGIPLPQLQQDIETLAESFESAKGRGRNGKLILKSTNASKALGATDLANVITAEANGRFDAKPAFPGHVQQGGLPSPIDRTRATRFAIKAVDFIEEQQQTMASVRAADDEFNADDKDVSATATVLGVKRSHIVFSSIRQLYDYETEISLRMPKVIHWQGTRAIADHLVGRKRVD comes from the coding sequence ATGACTGTTACCACTCCTTTGGTCAACGGTACTTCGTATTGCACCGTCACTGCATATTCTGCAGACTCATACAAGCAAGCTATCGatttttattcaaaattccTATCATTGGAAGATCTAACCTCCAATGCTCAAGAACAATCCACCACCATCTCTAATGGGTCCATCTCCATCaagattcaattgaaggaaaacCCTCAACAACAATCTCAAGTCGCTAACCAACTGGAACAATTGAAAGCCATGGAAAAGACTCAAGATTGGAGATCTCACGTGCAAGAATCTTTAGTATTCTCCACTGCAAACATCTTAATAAACAAGGAAACTCTAACTGCTTTACAATACCCAACTCAATCCTATCCAAGTGAATTGTTCCCCATGGAACTATACACTTTGGATCCATTGGGTAACGTTATTGGTGTCACTTCCACCAAGAACGCAATCTCTACTAAACCAACCGAACCACCTGCTCAAAAGAAGGCTAAGTTCGCTTCAGGTTTACCTTCCAAAGTCCATTCTTTCACAGATCTTTCTTACCGTATGAAGACCACTGATAACTACCCATCTTTACCAAAGACTACtaatgaaaaaaacaagaagGCCATCGCCGTCATGACCTCCGGTGGTGACGCTCAAGGTATGAACTCTAACGTCAGAGCCATCGTTCGTTCCGCCATCTTTAAAGGTTGTCGTGCCTTTGTCGTCATGGAAGGTTACGAAGGTTTAGTCCGCGGTGGACCTGAATACATTAAGGAATGTTCCTGGGAGGACGTTCGTGGATGGTCCGCTGAAGGTGGTACCAATATCGGTACTGCTCGTTGTTTGGAATTCAGAGAACGTGCAGGAAGATTGTTAGGTGCTCAACATCTTATTGAAGCTGGTGTGGATGCCTTAATCGTCTGTGGTGGTGATGGGTCCCTAACTGGTGCCGATTTGTTCAGATCCGAATGGCCATCTTTGATCGAAGAATTATTGGCTAATAAGAGAATCTCTCAAGATCAATTCGATAAGTATAAACATTTGAACATTTGTGGTACTGTCGGTTCCATCGATAATGATATGTCCACCACTGACGCTACCATTGGTGCTTACTCCGCATTGGATAGAATTTGTACCGCCATTGATTACGTTGAAGCCACCGCTAACTCTCATTCTAGAGCTTTCGTCGTCGAAGTCATGGGTAGAAACTGTGGTTGGTTAGCATTGTTGGCTGGTATTGCCACTTCTGCTGATTACATTTTCATCCCAGAAAAGCCTGCCACTTCCAGTGAATGGCAAGATCAAATGTGTGACATTGTTTCTAAGCATAGAGCTAGAGGTAAGAGAACTACCATTGTCATTGTCGCTGAAGGTGCCATCTCTGTTGATTTGACTCCAATTTCTCCAGCTGATGTCCACAAGGTCCTTGTCGATAGATTGGGTCTAGATACAAGAATTACCACTTTAGGTCACGTTCAAAGAGGTGGTACCGCTGTCGCTTACGATCGTATGCTTGCCACTTTACAAGGTGTCGAAGCTGTTAACGCCGTCTTGGAATCTACTCCAGAAACTCCATCTCCATTAATTGCCATCAATGAAAATAAGATTGTTAGAAAACCATTAGTGGAATCTGTTAGATTAACCAAAGAAGTCGCTGCTGCCATTCAAGCAAAGGATTTCAAAAAAGCTATGTCCCTAAGAGACACTGAATTCATTgaacatttgaagaatttcatGGCTATTAACTCAGCTGATCATAACGAACCAAAATTAGCTGCTGATAAGAGATTGAAAATCGCTATTGTCAACGTGGGTGCTCCAGCCGGTGGTATTAACTCCGCCGTGTACTCCATGGCTACATACTGTATGTCTCAAGGTCACAAACCATACGCTATTTACAATGGTTGGTCCGGTTTAGCTAGACACGAAAGTGTTCGTTCTCTAGACTGGAAATCTATGATCGGATGGCAAAGTCGTGGTGGTTCTGAATTAGGTACCAACAGAAACACTCCAGAAGAAGCTGATATCGGTATGATCGCCTActatttccaaaaatacCAATTCGATGGGTTGGTCATTGTTGGTGGGTTTGAAGCCTTTGAATCTCTAAACCAATTGGAAAAAGCTAGAGAAAGTTATCCAGCTTTCAGAATTCCAATGGTCTTGATCCCAGCTACTTTATCTAATAACGTCCCAGGTACCGAATATTCTTTAGGTAGTGATACCGCTTTGAATGCTCTAATGGAATACTGTGACGTCGTCAAGCAATCTGCTGCTTCCACAAGAGGTAGAACTTTTGTCGTTGACGTTCAAGGTGGTAACTCTGGTTACTTGGCCACCTGCGCTGCATTGGCTGTCGGTGCTCAAGCTTCTTATGTTCCAGAAGAAGGTATCCCATTACCACAATTACAACAAGATATTGAAACTTTAGCTGAATCATTTGAAAGTGCTAAGGGTAGAGGTAGAAATGGTAAATTGATCTTGAAGAGTACCAACGCTTCCAAGGCTCTTGGTGCTACCGATTTGGCTAATGTTATTACTGCTGAAGCCAACGGTAGATTCGATGCTAAGCCAGCCTTCCCAGGTCACGTCCAACAAGGTGGTTTGCCATCCCCAATCGATAGAACTAGAGCCACTAGATTTGCCATTAAGGCCGTTgatttcattgaagaacaacaacaaaccATGGCTTCTGTTCGTGCTGCcgatgatgaatttaatgCTGATGATAAGGATGTCTCTGCTACAGCTACTGTCTTGGGTGTTAAACGTTCTCACATTGTTTTCTCCTCCATCAGACAATTGTACGATTATGAAACTGAAATTTCCTTGAGAATGCCAAAGGTCATCCACTGGCAAGGTACTAGAGCCATTGCTGACCATTTGGTTGGTAGAAAGAGAGTTGATTAA
- the NCAS0D04370 gene encoding uncharacterized protein (ancestral locus Anc_6.309), producing the protein MDSPQTNTAAANRPLSAHLTIHYQNTDKKSPSTSASRDNMAPSLDSQYSISKNYTAEKKERSTSREVIRTILNIGTADTLDDEFVLANSNSNSNSSLNMLESIELPSSSSRRPSVATPCPFLLLTSDKDKTVTRLSTYMNIYDLYQCVPQSNGNHHSLKHINNHKNTQFIARRFSDPQLQTITKDSLPTSLSFTTAKTTSLKNPYSMEATPRSYRTNDPILHVNTSTGTTDTTTNNGIPSSPPPFLSASASSLSGSNSSFTTTTNTSSQQQQHNNNHNMNPFIDISSPCSRHHHRRNSIALKFEKPLYKNIKSNVTSQQRQK; encoded by the coding sequence ATGGACTCCCCCCAAACAAACACCGCCGCTGCAAATAGACCTCTCTCTGCCCATCTAACCATCCATTACCAGAACACTGACAAGAAGTCTCCTTCTACTTCTGCTTCAAGGGATAACATGGCCCCTTCCCTGGACTCACAATATTCCATATCAAAGAATTACACTgctgaaaagaaggaaCGTAGTACTAGTAGGGAAGTCATTAGAACTATTTTAAACATTGGAACAGCAGATACACTAGACGATGAATTTGTACTCGCAAACTCAAATTCAAActcaaattcttcattaaacATGCTGGAAAGTATAGAACTAccatcatcttcatctcGTCGTCCCTCAGTCGCTACGCCATGTCCcttcttattattaacttcagataaagataaaacaGTCACAAGATTATCCACATACATGAACATTTACGATCTATATCAATGTGTACCTCAATCCAACGGCAACCACCATTCGTTAAAACACATAAATAATCATAAAAATACTCAATTCATTGCAAGAAGATTTAGTGATCCACAATTGCAAACAATAACAAAGGATTCTTTACCAACATCATTATCTTTCACTACTGCAAAGACaacttctttgaagaaCCCATATTCCATGGAGGCAACACCAAGATCTTATAGAACAAATGATCCAATATTACATGTAAATACGTCAACGGGGACCACTGATACGACTACAAATAATGGAATCCCTTCATCACCTCCTCCATTCTTATCTGCATCggcatcttcattatcaggTTCAAACTCTTCATTTACAACAACTACAAATACTTCAtcacaacaacaacaacataataataatcataataTGAACCCGTTCATCGACATTTCAAGCCCTTGCTCAAGGCATCATCatagaagaaattcaatAGCTTTAAAATTCGAAAAACCATTGTACAAAA